From Amycolatopsis sp. WQ 127309:
GGTTCCTCGACCGCTGGAACCCGGGCTCCGCCGCCTACACCGTGCCGTGGGTGTTCACCTTCGACGCGCCCGTCGACCCGGACGTCCTCGAGCGGAGCATCGCCGGGATCGTCCGGCGGCACGAAGTCCTGCGCACGACGTTCTCCTTCGGCCCGGACGGTCCACAACAGACGGTCCACGACGACGTCCGTGTCCCGCTGCACCGCGGCGACGCGGACCTGAGCACCGGCTTCGACCTCGAGACCGGACCGTTGCTGCGCGCGTCCTTGGTGGACAAGACGACGCTGAGTATCGTTGTCCACCACATCGTCTGGGACGGCTGGTCGTCCGGCATCTTCGAGCGCGAGCTGGCGGAGAGTTACACGGCCATCGTCGAAGGCCGCGAACCGGTCCTACCGCGACTGTCCACTCAGTACGCCGACCACACCGCCGAACCGCACGACGACCAGCTGGGCTACTGGCGCGAGCAGCTGCACGGCGCGCCCGAACGCCTCGCGGTGCCCACCGACCGGGAGCCGCCCGCGCAGCAGGACTTCGCCGGCGACACCCGCGCGTTCGCGCTCCCGGCCGGGCTCGCCGGCCGGATCGGCGAGCTGGCCGCCGACGCCGATGCGACGCCGTTCATCGTGCAGCTGGCCGCGTTCGCCGCGCTCCTGAACCGCTACACCGGCGCCGCGGACATGGTCGTCGGCACGCCGATGTCGACCCGCGACCGGCCGGAGCTGGCCGACCTGATCGGCTACTTCGTCAACATCCTGCCGCTGCGGCTGCGCGTGGATCGCGCCGCGAGCTTCCGCGACCTCGTGGAGCACGTGCGTGACACGGCGTTCGACGCGTACGCCTGCCTGGACGTCCCCTTCGACGTCGTGGTCGACGCGCTGGCCCTCGAACGCTCGGCCCGGCACGCGCCGCTGGTGCAGGTCGTCTTCGGTGCACACGCGGAGGACTCCGAACCGCTGCGGTTCGGGCCGGTCACCGCGACCCGGCGGGTGCACCACAACGGCACCAGCAAGTTCGACCTGACCTGGTCCACCTTCGACGACGGCGAGCTGCGCGGCGAAGTCGAGTACCGCACGAGCCTGTTCGACGCGGCCACGGTGGACCGGATGACCGGTCACTGGCGCACCCTCCTGGACGTCGTTCTGTCCGAACCGGACAGTCCACTGTGGAAGATCGACCTGGAGCCGTCGGGGCCCGCCGAGGTCACGGCGTCGGTGCCGCGCTGCCTGCACGAGTCCTTCGAGGACGCCGTGGACCAGTTCCCCGATCGGCCCGCCGTCACCTTCGACGGCGTTTCCTCGACTTACGCCGAACTGGACCGGCGGGCCAACCGGCTCGCGCACGCCCTGATCGCCGACGGCGTCCGTCCCGGCGACCGCGTCGGCCTGCTGCTGGACCGCACCGACGCGATCGTCGTCGCCATCCTCGCGGTGCTCAAGGCCGGCGCCGCGTACGTGCCGGTGGATCCGGCGGCCCCGGACGACCGCGCCGCGTTCGTCTTCGGCGACACCGGGGTCCGGCTGGTCGTCACCGACCAGGCCACCTCCGGTCCGTGGCGCGTGTTCGATCTCAGCCGGGACCTCTCCGGTCTGCCGGACGATCGGCCGGGCGTGCCGGTCCGGCCCGGTGACCTGGCCTACCTGATCTTCACCTCCGGCTCGACCGGCCGCCCCAAGGGCGTCGCCGTGGCCCACGAGCACGTCGGACGGCTGATGGAGTCCGGCCGCGCGCACTTCGGGTTCACCGAGACCGACGTGTGGACGCTGTTCCACTCCTACGCCTTCGACTGGACGGTCTGGGAGCTGTGGGGACCGCTGCACCACGGTGGCCGCCTCGTCGTCGTGCCGTACCTGACGAGCCGCTCGCCGGAGGCGTTCGCCGCGCTGCTCGCGGCCGAAGCCGTGACGTGCCTCTGCCAGACGCCGTCGGCGCTGCGCCAGCTCGAACTCACCCTCCGCACCGGGCCCGCGCTGCCGGCGTTGCGGCAGGTGATGCTCGGCGGCGAGGCCCTCGACCCGGCCGTCGTGCGGCGCTGGTCCGCGCTCGGGCTGACGGCGTCGCTGTGCAACCTCTACGGCATCACCGAGACGACCGTGCACGTCACCACCCACGACGTGACCCGCTTCGAGCGCAGCCTGATCGGCGCGCCGCTGCCGCACCTGAGCGCGCACGTGCTCGACGACTGGCTGCGGCCGTGCCCGGCCGGCGTGCCGGGCGAGCTGTACATCGGCGGCGGCGCGCTCGCCCACGGCTACTGGGGCCGGGCCGGGCTCACCGCGCAGCGCTTCCTGCCCGACCCGTTCTCCGCGACGCCGGGCGCGCGGCTGTACCGCACCGGCGACGTCGCGCGCCGGCTCGCCGACGGCGGCCTCGAGTACGTCGGCCGGTGCGACAGCCAGGTCAAGCTCCGCGGCTTCCGCATCGAGCTCGGCGAGATCGAACACGCGCTGGGCGCGCACCCCGCGGTCGACGCCTGCGCCGTCACGGTACGCGACGAGCGGCTCGCCGCGTACGTCACCGGAGCTGTACCGGATTACGCCGAGCTGCGGGCTTTCCTCGCGAAGTCGTTGCCGGAGCACATGATCCCGGCGACGGTCACGGTGCTCGACCGGCTGCCCGTCACGGTCAACGGCAAGCTCGACCGCGCGGCGCTGCCCGCACCGGCCGCGGCGACGTCGGCGATCGCTTATACTGCCCCGAGTACGCCGGGGGAGCGGCTGCTGACCGAGCTGTGGTCGGACGTCCTGGGCGTCCCGGACGCCGGGGTGCACGACAACTTCTTCCACCTCGGCGGCGACTCGATCCGCGCGGTCCACCTGGCGGGCAAGCTGCGCGACCGCGGCTGGACGCTCACCCTGCCGGACCTGTTCGCCGCGCCGACCCCGGCCGGTCTCGCGCCCCTGCTCAAGCCGTGTGCCACGGAGAAGACGATCGTGGAGCCGTTCGCCGGACTGTCCGAAGCAGACGTCGCGAAGCTGCCCGGCGACGTCGTCGACGCCTACCCGATGGCCGCGATGCAGCTCGGGATGATCTACCACATGGAGCTGTCCGGCGACGCCGGCGGTTACCACAACGTCAACAGCTACCGCGTCGCCGGCCGCCTCGACGAGGATGCCCTGCACGCCGCGGTGGCCGCGGTCATCACCCGGCACCCGGTGCTGCGCACGAGCCTCGACGTCGTCGGCTACCGGCAGCCGATGCAGCTCGTGCACGCCGAAGTCCCGACGCCGGTGGACACCGCCGACCTGCGTGGACAGTCCGAAGTGGAGCAACGCGCCGCCGTGACCGAGGCGTTCGACGCGTTCTGCGCGATGCGCTTCGACCTCCGGACGCCACCACTGTTCCGGGTCGCCGCCCAGCGGCTGGCCGACGACGTCTTCCAGCTGACCATCGCCGAGCACCACTCCATTTTGGACGGCTGGAGCTTCACCTCGCTGCTCACCGAGATCCTGGAGCGCCACGCCGACCCGGACGCCCCGCTCGCGCCACCGCCCGCGTCGACGTTCCGCGACTTCGTCTTCACCGAACAGGCAGCGTTGGCGTCGAAGGAAAGCGAACAGTTCTGGCGCGATCACCTCGACGGCGCGGACGGCGCGCTCTGGTCCGCCGAGGGCGGCTCCGAAGCCGCGACGGCGGAGATCCCGCGCACGGTCGAGCGCGTGCTGCCGGACGCCCCGGCCCAGCTCGCGGCGATCGCGTCGGCGGCCGGCGTCCCGATCAAGGCCGCGGCGCTGGCCGCGCACGTGCGGGCGTTGCACCGGATCACCGGCCGCGACCGCGTCACCACCGGCCTTTCGGTCAACGGCCGTCTCGAGGAACGCAGCGGCACCGAGGCGTACGGGCTGTTCCTCAACACCGTCCCGCTGGTGGTGGACGGCACGGCCCCGGACCTCGTCCGCGACCTGCACGAGGCCGAGGTCGCCCTGCTGCCGCACCGCCGCGTGCCCTTCGCGAAGCTGGCCCGGCTCATGGCCGGGCCGCGCCTGGAGACGTGCTTCGCGTTCCTGCGGTTCCACGCCCTCGGCCGGCTGGCCGGCTCGGCCACCAGCATCGTCGACGACCGGATCGGCTGCGAGCCGGACATGCGCTACGAGCCGACCAACTTCGCACTGGGCGTCGCACTGGTGCAGGACCCGTCGTCGGACCGCATCCTGCTCGCGGTCGACCACCTGCGGTCCCTGGTCCCGGACGAGCTCGCCGACGCCTACGTCACCGCCTACACCGAAGAACTCGCCGCGCTCGCGGCGCCGATCCCCGTCAGCTGACCCAGGAAGGACTCCACAATGGACGCGTTCAAGGACTTCACCGTCGTCGTCAACGACGAGGAGCAGTACTCGATCTGGCCGGCCGAGCTGCCCACCCCCGCCGGCTGGCACGCCGCCGGAAAGAGCGGCAGCCGGGAGGAGTGCGTCGCCTGGGTCGATCAGACCTGGACCGACATCCGCCCGAAGAGCCTGCGCGTCGCGCTGGGCGTCTGAGATGCTGGAGACGATAGCCGCGGTCTGGGCCGAAGAGCTGGGCGTCCCCGAAGTCCGCCCGGAGGACGGCTTCTTCGAGCTGGGCGGTCACTCGCTGACGGCGTTGCGGGTGGTGTACCGGGTGCGGGACGAGTTCGCGGTGAACCTGTCGCTGAGAGACCTGATGTCCGCCAGAACCCTCACGGACTTCGTCAAGACGGTCCAGTCGGCCACCCGAACCCCAGCCCGGCCGACGGTCGCGCTGGTAGGCCGCCGGGGCACCCGATGACGCTCGCACCAAGCCCACTACCGCCGATCGCGGGACCGGCAAGTCCCCGGCCCGCGATCGCGGGGGACTGGTGCTACCGGCCGCACCCGCTGCCGGAGGGGACTCCGCAGGCGGTGTGCTTCCCGCACGCGGGCGGCGACGTCACGGCGTTCGCGGGCCTGGCGGCGGCACTGGCCCCTTCACTGGAGGTCTGGGCGATCCGCCTGCCGGGCCGCGGCGGTCGGTTTGTCGACTCTATGCCGGCCACCTTTGCCGCCTTGGCCACGGCGGTGATCGACGGCCTCGCCCCGTACCTGCAGCCGGGAGCGCTGTTCTACGGCCAAAGTTTCGGCGCGCTCCTGGCTTTCGAGGTGGCCCGCGCGTTACCGGTGGCTTTACGGCCACGGATCGTGATCCCGGCGTGCGCGGCCCCACCGCCGGGTTGGCCGGGCTCGATCCCGCCGACCTCGGAGGGCGCAGCGGACCTCCTGGAGCGGTGCGGCCTGGCCACAGCTTTGCCGGACGACGAGACGATCCGCGAGCTGGCGGTGGCGACGATCCGAACGGACCTGACGGTCTGCCGCAGCTACCGCCACCGCCCGGACCCACGGCCGGACTTCGCCATCCACGCGGTGGCCGGCGCGGAGGACACGGCGCTCCGACCGGCCACGCTGGCGGGCTGGGCCGAGGCGACAACGGGCCGTTTCACAGCATCCACCGAACCCGGCGGCCACCTCCTGGCCACACCCCTGTCCGCCGGCCCCGCCGACCTGCTCCGCACCCTGCACCTCGGCCGGTCGTGAGTGGTGATTCGGGCCAGAACCCGAATCACCACTCACGACCGCCAGACCACTGCCTGCACGAGGCCCGGCGATCGTTACCGGCGCTCGCGCTACGTCGGCGGAGCCGTCAAGCGGGCTGCTCCCGCGCCAAGTCGGACCAGACCTCCGCACCACCCGGACCCGCCCGCCCAACCCGCCCCGCACCACCGGAACCGCCCCGCAACCCGCCAGCACCACCGGAACCGCCCCGCCTGAGGAGGCACTCGTGTCCACCGCCACCGTCGATCTGACCGATCCCGGCCTCTGGGCCCGGCCCGACGTCGGCGGCATCGTCGCCGATCTGCGGGCTCAGGCTCCCGTCCACCGCACCGAAACCGCGCTCGACGGGGCCGTCTGGTCCGTGCTCGGCTACGACCTCGGCTCCCGCGTTCTCACCGACGCGGCCACCTTCAGCTCCACCGGCGGGTCGCTGCTCGGGACCGGTGGCACCCCGGCCGGCGCCGGCAAGATGATGGCGCTCTCCGATGGGCCGCGGCATCGTGAACTCCGCGCGCCCGTCCTGCCGTACTTCTCGCCCAAGGGCGTGCGCGGCGCGGCTCAGAGCATCACCGAGTTGGCCGACAAGGTGATCAAAGACGCTGTCGAGCAGGGTGAAGCCGATCTCGTCGACGTCCTCGCCACCGTGCCGCTCGTCGTGATGTGTGATCTGCTCGGCATTCCCGGCGACGATCGCGATCTGGTCGTCTCCGTCTGCGACGAAGCCTTTCTCGCCCAGACGCCGGACGCG
This genomic window contains:
- a CDS encoding amino acid adenylation domain-containing protein; protein product: MTGRTAPVSALQRGMWFLDRWNPGSAAYTVPWVFTFDAPVDPDVLERSIAGIVRRHEVLRTTFSFGPDGPQQTVHDDVRVPLHRGDADLSTGFDLETGPLLRASLVDKTTLSIVVHHIVWDGWSSGIFERELAESYTAIVEGREPVLPRLSTQYADHTAEPHDDQLGYWREQLHGAPERLAVPTDREPPAQQDFAGDTRAFALPAGLAGRIGELAADADATPFIVQLAAFAALLNRYTGAADMVVGTPMSTRDRPELADLIGYFVNILPLRLRVDRAASFRDLVEHVRDTAFDAYACLDVPFDVVVDALALERSARHAPLVQVVFGAHAEDSEPLRFGPVTATRRVHHNGTSKFDLTWSTFDDGELRGEVEYRTSLFDAATVDRMTGHWRTLLDVVLSEPDSPLWKIDLEPSGPAEVTASVPRCLHESFEDAVDQFPDRPAVTFDGVSSTYAELDRRANRLAHALIADGVRPGDRVGLLLDRTDAIVVAILAVLKAGAAYVPVDPAAPDDRAAFVFGDTGVRLVVTDQATSGPWRVFDLSRDLSGLPDDRPGVPVRPGDLAYLIFTSGSTGRPKGVAVAHEHVGRLMESGRAHFGFTETDVWTLFHSYAFDWTVWELWGPLHHGGRLVVVPYLTSRSPEAFAALLAAEAVTCLCQTPSALRQLELTLRTGPALPALRQVMLGGEALDPAVVRRWSALGLTASLCNLYGITETTVHVTTHDVTRFERSLIGAPLPHLSAHVLDDWLRPCPAGVPGELYIGGGALAHGYWGRAGLTAQRFLPDPFSATPGARLYRTGDVARRLADGGLEYVGRCDSQVKLRGFRIELGEIEHALGAHPAVDACAVTVRDERLAAYVTGAVPDYAELRAFLAKSLPEHMIPATVTVLDRLPVTVNGKLDRAALPAPAAATSAIAYTAPSTPGERLLTELWSDVLGVPDAGVHDNFFHLGGDSIRAVHLAGKLRDRGWTLTLPDLFAAPTPAGLAPLLKPCATEKTIVEPFAGLSEADVAKLPGDVVDAYPMAAMQLGMIYHMELSGDAGGYHNVNSYRVAGRLDEDALHAAVAAVITRHPVLRTSLDVVGYRQPMQLVHAEVPTPVDTADLRGQSEVEQRAAVTEAFDAFCAMRFDLRTPPLFRVAAQRLADDVFQLTIAEHHSILDGWSFTSLLTEILERHADPDAPLAPPPASTFRDFVFTEQAALASKESEQFWRDHLDGADGALWSAEGGSEAATAEIPRTVERVLPDAPAQLAAIASAAGVPIKAAALAAHVRALHRITGRDRVTTGLSVNGRLEERSGTEAYGLFLNTVPLVVDGTAPDLVRDLHEAEVALLPHRRVPFAKLARLMAGPRLETCFAFLRFHALGRLAGSATSIVDDRIGCEPDMRYEPTNFALGVALVQDPSSDRILLAVDHLRSLVPDELADAYVTAYTEELAALAAPIPVS
- a CDS encoding MbtH family NRPS accessory protein, which translates into the protein MDAFKDFTVVVNDEEQYSIWPAELPTPAGWHAAGKSGSREECVAWVDQTWTDIRPKSLRVALGV
- a CDS encoding phosphopantetheine-binding protein, coding for MLETIAAVWAEELGVPEVRPEDGFFELGGHSLTALRVVYRVRDEFAVNLSLRDLMSARTLTDFVKTVQSATRTPARPTVALVGRRGTR
- a CDS encoding thioesterase II family protein; amino-acid sequence: MCFPHAGGDVTAFAGLAAALAPSLEVWAIRLPGRGGRFVDSMPATFAALATAVIDGLAPYLQPGALFYGQSFGALLAFEVARALPVALRPRIVIPACAAPPPGWPGSIPPTSEGAADLLERCGLATALPDDETIRELAVATIRTDLTVCRSYRHRPDPRPDFAIHAVAGAEDTALRPATLAGWAEATTGRFTASTEPGGHLLATPLSAGPADLLRTLHLGRS